The DNA region GAAGAAGATATGCGGACAAAGGTGCTACAAATTGTGAATGACGTAACAAAAAAGGCTAATTTGGCGGATGCCCATGTCATCGTTTGCGGTGGGAAGGGAATGGGAGATGTCCAAAACTTTCAGATTCTATATGAGTTAGCTGATACCATTGGGGCAACAGTTGGCGGAACTCGCGATGTTGTCGAAGCCGGTTGGCTTCCTCACGAGCTTCAAATCGGTCAAACTGGAGAAACAGTAACACCAAAGATATATTTTGCCGTTGCACTCTCAGGTGCGATCCAACATGTCGTTGGTATGAAGAACTCAGATTTAATCATTGCCATAAATAAGGACCCGAATGCACCAATTTTTGATGTTGCAACTTATGGAATTGTAGGAGATGCAATGGAAGTAGTACCTAAGTTAATCGAGCAATTTAAACAGCTGAGAAATGAAAAAGGTGGTGAAATAAGCTATGCCTGAAAAATTTGATGTCATTGTCGTTGGGGCAGGCCCAGCAGGAACCGCTTGTGCTCTTGTTTGTGCCCAAAACGGTTTAAATGTATTGCTTATTGAAAGAGGAGAGTACCCTGGATCTAAGAATGTAATGGGCGGTGTGCTGTACCGGAAGCAAATGGAAGAACTTATTCCAGAATTCTGGAAGGAAGCACCATTGGAGCGCCCTGTAATTGAACAGCGTTTTTGGATGATGGATACAGAATCAGTCGTCCAGTTTGGTTATAAAGGTCTTGAATGGGCTTCTGAACCATATAATAACTTTACCGTGCTAAGAGCCCAGTTTGACCAATGGTTTGCTAAGAAAGCCGTTGAAGCAGGAGCTCTACTAATTAATGAAACGGTTGTATTAGAGTGTATAGTTGAAGATGGCAAGGTGGTAGGAGTCCGAACAGATCGCCCGGATGGTGAGGTATATGCAGATGTCGTCGTACTTGCAGATGGAGTTAACTCGCTCCTTTCAAAACAACTCGGCTTCCATAAAGAATTCCGCCCGGATGAAGTAGCGCTTACTGTTATGGAAGTAATCAATTTGCCTAAGGAAAAAATAAATGATCGTTTTAATCTTGAAGACAATCAAGGCTGTACAATAGAAATATTTGGTGACTCTACAAAAGGAAACTTGGGTACAGCGTTTCTTTATACAAATAAAGATAGCTTGAATATTGGGGTCGGTACTACGCTTTCAAGTATGATTAAGTCAAAAATGAAGCCCTATGATCTTTTGGATTATTTAAAAACTCATCCAATGGTTAAACCAATGCTCGCTGGGGGAGAGTCTGCAGAATACCTTGCCCACCTCATTCCTGAGGGAGGATATCGCTCCGTTCCGAAGGTAGCAGGAAATGGTGTTGTCGTCATTGGTGACGCCGCACAGCTTGTTAATGCCATTCATCGTGAAGGTTCGAACATGGCTATGTCTTCAGGAAAAATGGCTGCCGAAGCCGTCATAAAAGCTAAAAAGAATAATGATTTCAGTGAATCAAGCTTAAATAGCTACCGCGAAGCGCTAAATGGCAGTTTCATAATGAAAGATTTAGAGAAATACAAAGATGCAGCACATACCTTTGAGAAGTATCCGCAATATTTTAAAGAATATGTGCCGATGATGAACAAAGCAATGAGTAAGTTCTTTACAGTAGATGGAACGCCAAAACGCGAAAAACAAAAACAAATTATGAAGAGTGTAACGGCTGAAAGAGGAACGATCAAAGTAATTCAAGATATGTATCGTGCTTGGAAGGCGGTGAAATAATGTCAACTAAAAATATTGAAGAAAAACAGTATCTTCTTCGATTTAAAGCTGATACGAAATCCCATTTAACCGTAATGGACAATGACATTTGTGCAACGAAATGCCCTGATAAAATTTGTACCATATTCTGTCCTGCCGAGGTTTATAAATGGGAAGGTCTTAGGATGCAGGTGGGCTATGAAGGCTGTCATGAATGCGGAAGCTGTCGGATTGGCTGTCCTCACCAGAATATTAAATGGGAATATCCAAAAGGCGGACATGGAATTGTGTTCCGTTTAGCGTAAACTAATTTAGGGGGCTGTTTGCTATGAGGCAAATGGCTCCTTTTTTTTGATTCCACTATATGTAGGTTATTTCACAAGTGAGGGTAAAAAGAAGATGAAGCAAAAGGGTAAGTATTTTGGGGATTAACTAATTTTCTCTTGAAGGCTTAAGGAGAAGAGATGATCCTTTTTGCAATAAGATTCGAAAGAGCCTGCCAGGTTAATTGCAAGATCGATAGATTCCATTGCTGGTGAGGTATAAAATGGCTCTTTCCAATTGAAGTCACCTTCATTATCAGCCGGATAAATACTTACCTTCCAATGATAATAAATCTTTTGCTGTGGGAGCTGGACTCCTTCTACAGCAATTAACCAATGAGTAGCCTTGGAATGGAAGTG from Neobacillus sp. FSL H8-0543 includes:
- a CDS encoding FAD-dependent oxidoreductase, which translates into the protein MPEKFDVIVVGAGPAGTACALVCAQNGLNVLLIERGEYPGSKNVMGGVLYRKQMEELIPEFWKEAPLERPVIEQRFWMMDTESVVQFGYKGLEWASEPYNNFTVLRAQFDQWFAKKAVEAGALLINETVVLECIVEDGKVVGVRTDRPDGEVYADVVVLADGVNSLLSKQLGFHKEFRPDEVALTVMEVINLPKEKINDRFNLEDNQGCTIEIFGDSTKGNLGTAFLYTNKDSLNIGVGTTLSSMIKSKMKPYDLLDYLKTHPMVKPMLAGGESAEYLAHLIPEGGYRSVPKVAGNGVVVIGDAAQLVNAIHREGSNMAMSSGKMAAEAVIKAKKNNDFSESSLNSYREALNGSFIMKDLEKYKDAAHTFEKYPQYFKEYVPMMNKAMSKFFTVDGTPKREKQKQIMKSVTAERGTIKVIQDMYRAWKAVK
- a CDS encoding 4Fe-4S dicluster domain-containing protein; this translates as MSTKNIEEKQYLLRFKADTKSHLTVMDNDICATKCPDKICTIFCPAEVYKWEGLRMQVGYEGCHECGSCRIGCPHQNIKWEYPKGGHGIVFRLA